The region GGAAAAATACAATTGCAGGCTGGGCAAGCCCCGCTATCAGATACAGAACGGCCAGCAGCAGACCAAAGGAAAGTATGGTGAAGACAGGCGCATTGCTTTGCGGACCCCCAATGAAGGTAATCAGCACAATTAGCACGGACAGAATATACAGAATACACCGGAAGAAGATAATCCACGGCCCGGACTTTGCGGGTGCCGGTTCTACCGGGACTTGCTGTTCCTTGGCCCGCTCTTCCAATAGGCGGCGGATCTCTTCGGGATGCTCGTTACGCATTTTCTGCATCTGTCTGGCATTGTCAAGCCGGCGTCTCAAGCGTCCAAACATTCTTTCCCCCTCCTCTCCAAGGTAGCGGATTCATGTGGCTTTTCCCCTATTTTACCAGAGCTTCAATTCAAGCAAAAGCAGTATCCGGTGCGGACTTCAGACTGCTTACGCGCAGCACGGCCTCACCCATATCAATTACTTCCTTGTTACCCGTTCTGCGGTCCATGTATTCAACCCTGTGCTCTGCGGCCAGCTTGCCGACAACCAGCGCAAACGGTATACCGATTAGTCCGGCATCCTTGAATTTGACCCCGGCCCGCTCATCGCGGTCGTCCAGCAGGGTATCGATGCCCAAGGCGGTCAGCCGTGCATACAGGGCTTCGGCCAGCTCACGCTGTGCTGTATCTTTGATAGACATCAGCAGAATATGAACCGTATATGGAGCCAGGCTCTGCGGCCAAACCAGCCCTTGGTCATCGTTGTTCTGCTCAGCCACTGCGGCCAGCAAGCGGGAGATTCCTATGCCGTAGCAGCCCATTACCATTGGCTGGCTGCGGCCGTCTGCATCCAGATAATCTGCCCCCAGCTTCTCGCTGTAGACCGTCCCCAGCTTGAAGACATGCCCTACCTCGATGCCCTGATGGAAATCCAGCTCCCCTTCCCCGCACTGCGGACAGCTGTCGCCAGTGACCGCATTACGGAAATCCCCCACCTGCGTCAGCGGAAAGTCCCGGCCGGGCACCACTCCACGCAGATGGTAATCCTCATCCCCCGCGCCTGTGACTGCTTCAGTCATCGCTGCAACAGCAGCATCTACCAAGACAGGCACAGACAATCCGGCAGGACCGACATAACCGTTTACGGTTCCGGCGCTCTCCTGTACATGCATGGCATCAGCCAGCATAATGTCACCGCAGCTGAGGTACTTCTGGACCTTCAGCTCATTCACCCCATGATCGCCTCGGACCAGCACAGCAAATGTCTTGCCTCCGCCCGTGTAGATTAATGTCTTGATGATATCCTGCGGTCTGAGCTGACTCTCCTGCTCCAGCTGCTGAATGGTCTTCTGGGCAGGGGTATGGAATCGCTCTGGAGCAGGCCGTCCGGCAAAATCTTGTCTATGCGGCGCGGCCCCGCTCTGCACTTCCGCCTGCTCCAGATTCGCAGCATATCCGCATAGGGAACACACAGCTACCGTATCCTCGCCTCTCTCTGACAGAGCCATGAATTCATGATTCTGGCCTTTGCCGCCAATCGCTCCGGCATTCGCCTGCACCGCCCGGTACTTCAGGCCGCAGCGGTCAAAGATCCGCTCATAAGCGCTGTACATCACCTGATAGGCCAGATCCAGGCCTTCCCAGTCCGTATCAAACGAATAGGCATCCTTCATCAGGAATTCCCTGCCCCGCAGAAGTCCTGAGCGCGGACGACGTTCATCCCGGAACTTCGTCTGGATCTGATAGACGGTCAGCGGCAGCCGCCGGTAGGAGCTGATCTCTCCGCGCATTAGCGCCGTAACCACTTCCTCATGGGTCGGACCCAGCACGAACTCACGGTCGTGACGGTCGCGGAGCTTCATCAGCTCTTTGCCGTACACCTCATAACGTTCCGATTCTCTCCAGAGCTCTGCTGGCTGCATGGAAGGCATAAGAACCTCCTGCGCACCGGCGGACTCCATTTCCTGGCGCACGATCTGTTCTATCCTGCGCAGCACCCGCCGTCCGAGCGGCAAATAGGTGTATACCCCGGCGGCCACCTGCCGGATATATCCCGCACGCAGCAGCAGCTGGTGGCTCCTTGTCTCTGCTTCGGCAGGAGCTTCGCGCAGAGTAGTAACTAATAGATTGGTTTGACGCATACAGATCAGCCTCTTTCGTCGATAAGTGTGTACAGATATAGAACATTTCGCTGCCATAATGAGAACGCAAAAAAGACGCATCCGTCAGGGACGAATGCGCCGTGTTACCACCCTGTTTCAACCTCCAGACTCTCCAAGCCTGCGGTCCTCTAATCCGGATAACGGCCGGGTCCGGCAGAATTATGCCCATCTTCAGCATAAGCTGCAGCTTCCAAGGCAGGATTGGTGTCTTACGCACTCGGGGGATCTTTCAGCCGGTGAATCCCCTCGCTGTTCCGGCGCTTACAGATACCAGGTCCTTGGTCAACGCTGTTACGTTATAAATGTTGGTACTTAATCTATACGATATTTCGGGCTGCGTCAAGGCGGCGATGAATAGATCGTGAATGCAATTAAATATTTTGCAGCAAATATCTTCAGATATGACAAGAATGTGTCGATAAATTCAATAGGATAAGAGGTATTCAGAGAGAAACGGCTAGCGATACTACCAGCCGATTTCCATGTACCAGAGGGGGAACCGTTCCAATGTTCAAGTCAGTCAACCGCTTCATCAGCAAGCTCAGATCACGATCACTGCAAAGGCAAATGATGATGCTTTTCACCATAATGCTGGTGATTCCGATCCTCTTGGTCAGTTATTTCTCCTATTCCAGTGCGAAACGGGAATTGGAGCTTAAAATGCAGAAAGCCACACATTCCAGTGTCGATCTGGTCGCCGGGACCATTCAAGAATATGTATCCGCTGCTATGCGGAATGTAGATTTGCTCAGCCGCCAGATTGAGTCTTCCGAGGTCGATGTTAAGGCTCCCGGCACACGCACGCTCATTGATCAGTTCATGAAGGCACATCCTGAGCTGGAGATTCTTACGGTGGGCAACGAACAAGGAGCCTGGATGAAGGCCCCGGACCCCGGCAAACAGGATTATGATCCGCGTACTCGGGACTGGTATAAGGCGTCCATGCAGAATGCCGGTACCACAACAATCATTGATCCTTTTGTCTCGGCAACTACCGGCAACTATACGCTGTTCCTGTCCCATTCGCTGGAGGATGGCAAAGGAGCTGTCACCACCAGCCTCAACCTC is a window of Paenibacillus sp. FSL H3-0469 DNA encoding:
- a CDS encoding proline--tRNA ligase, producing MRQTNLLVTTLREAPAEAETRSHQLLLRAGYIRQVAAGVYTYLPLGRRVLRRIEQIVRQEMESAGAQEVLMPSMQPAELWRESERYEVYGKELMKLRDRHDREFVLGPTHEEVVTALMRGEISSYRRLPLTVYQIQTKFRDERRPRSGLLRGREFLMKDAYSFDTDWEGLDLAYQVMYSAYERIFDRCGLKYRAVQANAGAIGGKGQNHEFMALSERGEDTVAVCSLCGYAANLEQAEVQSGAAPHRQDFAGRPAPERFHTPAQKTIQQLEQESQLRPQDIIKTLIYTGGGKTFAVLVRGDHGVNELKVQKYLSCGDIMLADAMHVQESAGTVNGYVGPAGLSVPVLVDAAVAAMTEAVTGAGDEDYHLRGVVPGRDFPLTQVGDFRNAVTGDSCPQCGEGELDFHQGIEVGHVFKLGTVYSEKLGADYLDADGRSQPMVMGCYGIGISRLLAAVAEQNNDDQGLVWPQSLAPYTVHILLMSIKDTAQRELAEALYARLTALGIDTLLDDRDERAGVKFKDAGLIGIPFALVVGKLAAEHRVEYMDRRTGNKEVIDMGEAVLRVSSLKSAPDTAFA